The following DNA comes from Henckelia pumila isolate YLH828 unplaced genomic scaffold, ASM3356847v2 CTG_461:::fragment_3, whole genome shotgun sequence.
CCGTCAAGAACTCTGCTGCTGAGCTTGGTGCCACCTGGCGTGAGCGAATCAACGGTACGGCGAGAATTGGAGGTCTTCGGCGACGTGAGGTCGGTGGAGATGGAGCGGCGGCGGGAGGGGTTGGTGACCGTCCATTTTTACGATGTGAGAGATGCGGAGGCGGCGTTGGTGGCGATTCATGATCAGCACATGCAGCAGCAATGCAGGCTGGGGCGCCACTACGACGCCGTGCTGAACAATCCTCTGGGTTTGATGGCGGTCCCGCCGCCGTTGCCACCTCCGGCTGCGCGTGGTCTGATTTCAGGACAAGTGGTGTGGGCCCAGTTCTCCATTCCAGTAACTTCGTCTCTTCCCGATGGAAACAATCAAGGCACACTTGTTATATTCAATGTCGATCCCGTCGTTTCGCCTACTTATCTCCGACAGATTTTCGAAGCCTTTggtatgataataataataataatagtactATGTTGATTCATATTCTCCATTTTagttcactttttttttttaatctaaacaTTTATCTCCCAAGATTTCTTGATTGGAGACATTATTTTTCGTGTGGTTAGTTCTGTACAAGTGTTTCTTGGATGTGTTTAACAGAGGTTTCAGGTTGTAATGACCAAAGATTCATGAGATCTACTGAGATTTTGTGGGGCAAATTCTTGTTTTAAGTGTGCTCCTTGTTTGATGGGTCGTTTTCTTGACTGCATTTATGTGAAAAAAGAAATGTCTTTTGTGTCATTCTAAGTTGACCCAAAGATTTTAATTAATCAAACCGACGGTACAaaacttgatatttttttaatgtttttgttACCACATTTGCCTTGGAAGGGCCCATCAAGGAATTGAGAGACACGCCAAGGAAGAGGAACCAAATGTTCGTGGAGTTCTACGATGTCAGAAATGCGGCAAAGGCAATGGCGAGCATGAATGGAAAAGAAATCGGTGGCCAACAAATTGTTATCGAATTCAGCCGCCATGGTGGCCAAAACAAGAAATATTATTCCAAGTTCCCTCAAAATGGATCGCTCTATTCTCCAAACAATACCCACACATCATCAAGAAACTTGCAGCCACCATCGTCCCCGTCAACTCCACCTACGCCGCCCACGGACCGGAGATTCTCCGGCCGGTTCGCACCGACTCGCAGCTACCAATCTAAAGTAACCCCTGGAGGAGGGAGCAGCGGGAGCAAGAGTACTTCCCGTGGATCATCACTTCATGGATCGATGGCAGCTGTCACCATTAGCGGATGTGATCAGAAGATGAAGTCCCATAATTATAAGAAAAATATATCATCATGTACTACTACAGTAaagggcggcggcggcggcaagGCGTGGAAGGGCGGCGAAGACGGCGGGAGACAGGGAAAAGATTATGATCCTCGTTTCCTGATAAAGGTGGATGCAATAATGGAATCCAACTACAGCGATTCTAGAACTACGGTCATGATCAAAAACATCCCCAACAAGTACAGGTAAGTAATCATCGTCTTGTCTTTCATCCATTCTTTCAAGTTTGCTTGCTTGTCCAGCCAAAATATTCTGATTCTACCATACCCCCCCACCCCATTTATTCAATATatctttatattttaataataaatcataaatataatataatttgaattatattaatataatctATTTATATGAATTGGCAGTCAAAAGCTGCTGCTGAACATGCTGGACAACCACTGCATTCACTGTAATGAGCAGATTGCCGACGGCGAAGATCAGCCCTTGTCCTCTTACGATTTCGTCTATCTACCCATCGATTTCATGTAAGCTAAATCTATAATACCATCTTTGTAAtatttttgcaaattttttctAATAATAAAATGTgatgtttgaaatatttttctagaaatatatatttcatGATCCATCGTATGGTTTTATTTCAGCAACAAATGCAATGTGGGATATGGGTTCGTGAACATGACTTCCCCGGAGGCAGCACTTAGACTGTACAAGGCATTTCATCATCAAAGCTGGGAAGTTTTCAATTCAAGGAAAATTTGCGATGTTACCTACGCAAGATTACAGGTAATAATGGCTTTTAACGAGGCTAAAAATTATCGATAAATCTCTTATTTAGTGTGTTACACTCTTTGGATTGATTAATTTAGATGTCCATTGAGGTTGAAAAAGAAGAaatggattttaagattttacgTACTTTATAATTGGTTTTAAACATATCATGGTTttttggatcatgttagagtgtGTTATTTCGACTCGAAATTGAATGGTTAATTACGAGTGATGGGAGATGTTAGGCAATCATGCATTTGATGCTAATTTCTAAGGTTCTTGATTTGTGTGTGGGCATGCATGGGATGTAAAAAATGAAGGGATTGGAAGCATTGAGAGAACACTTCAAGAATTCAAAGTTCCCTAGAGATGCGGAGGAGTACATGCCGGTGGTGTTCTTGCCGCCTAGGGATGGGCGGAGGCTGACAGAACCGGTGCCGATAATCGTACATGCTGCCGGAGATCCAGCAATAGTTCGTTCTTCTATGCAGTCTACTTCCATCGGCAGTTCGAAGGATAACGAGTCCGAAGCTCCGACAACTGGATCAAATAGCTATGGAAGCTCCGACGAGGAAGGCAGGCTTCTGGCAACTGGATCAAATAGCtgcggaagctccgatgaggaagGCGGCGGCAGTGATCGCAGCGGAGAACAATGAATGATCACTGTATGAGGCCAAGATTTCGTGGATTATTTGTTATGGCCTTGAATCGCTCGTGAACGGAGGGCTTTTGTGCTTGTACAATATTTACTTAGataattaatgttttttgtATTAGCCAGTCAGTCATATATCTCCCTGCTTACTTTGTAGCTACAACTTATTTTAGGGAAAAAAAACTTGGAAAATATTGAGTTTTATAAGGTTTTTATTGgcgtgatttttttatttttatttttttatgaagtgGCCGGGGACCAAAGAGTTGATTGCGAGCtattattgatattatttttttacgGTGGggatgaaaatatattttttatattatgacTAATAAGTGAGATCACTTGAATGGATTTTCCGGCAACATAGGGGAGGAGGTTTTAAACTGTACGTGTTGTGTGTGTGTAGCGttcaaataattattaaaatatgatGATTTTCATTATTTTCGAACATGAgaattttcattattttcacGTCAATGaattttcatattattatttttatttaaaataatgtaggatctaaaaattttaagttataaacAAAATTGATCCGTCTTACTAACAAAATTTACGAGATTGtctcatgatatatatatatatatataatataatataaagcTAGAAAAGGGTGTTATTTCATTTTGGGAAAATCTGCAGGGTGAGAATAATGCATGCAAGTAGAGAATTACATAGAGATGTATGGTCAACGCAAGACTCCTattcaatcatatatatatatttccatTTACGACCCTGTGCTCTGTTATCCGCGTAaaagaaaatgaattaaaattatatatttttttaaacaaaggaattaaaattatcaatatatatatattgacttCCGTAACTGGAGTCTGGAGCCTACGCAGATGGGGCTTCAGCTCCAATTTCTTGAAACAGTAAATCAAAGCTGAAAATATGTCAAATCagaactaaaattaaaaaagggAGAGACACCTGTTAGATGTGTTTACTCAATATGTCGTTTCAACTCATATTCAAAACATATTTTTCatgtaaaaaaaacatatatttttaatagtaataaaaaaaacgtaattatttttaatacaaataaatatttttatttacgtAGAAAAAATAGTTTTATAAATTGAATATATCTCGTAAAATTGATTAGTgttatttttcattattttttgtttaaataaataatatatacgGAGTGTTATTACTCATCGATGTATACGTGAAACAGTGGATAGAAAAtaaataagtatatatatatatatataagttttcaGTTGCCCAACAAATTCATTCTCACTCCATTCTCAACCACTGTGGGTTTTAGTGCtgcaaaaaatcaaaaacaaaaacaactaaaactcaccatcgggttttagtggtcggacATGAAGTGTGGAGAAATTGTTGGGCagctgaatatatatatatataaaagttcatgttttttaatttttataactcATATTTTGGGTTttacaatttaataaaatagatatatattcatattagagaataaaataaaatcataaatgatttcttattttaaatcatttaaaaataataacactTTTTTTAGTTCTATGaaataaatgttaaaaataacCGAGATATATTTAGTCAAATAAAAAGATTTCAACATTCACCACCAAATAATGTATCTTTTTCCTAATTAAAGGTAACAAATATtaagattttttttgaaataaaagtagtaaaataaatttaaagattAGAATCAACTACAACATAAAAAAAGACGAAAGAGTAATTAGACTTTTTCGACCAGACAAAGAACCAGCTGTTCGAGCTAACTGATCATTAGCTGTTTGATTTGCTGATCTACGAGCAAGAATAAAAGTACAAATAGTGCAAATCCAAAGCTATAAATCTACAGTTTTCCACGATAAAACTCACACTCAAAATATCAGAAGTCTTAGTTTTCAAACTTCGATCAACATCTAAACCTCCGATTCAACAATGATATTCAACTGATATTaagatttaatttgaaaatatacaATTAACAATACTAACATTTGAGTTTCCATTTTTGTCCATAGTTGtgtatatttaaatatatgttttttagCCAATGACTACTTGGTCTAATTGCACCACCTTTCCCAAATTTGAGAGAGGTCATGGATTCTAAACTTACAACCGGTacatttaattttgaaaatataaaattaacaaCACTAACATTTTAGTTTCCATT
Coding sequences within:
- the LOC140872225 gene encoding protein terminal ear1 homolog; translated protein: MNEGGFRSFPAHGHLDPGAQEFFPAVGVRSFPPQVYCQYPLPVYDGMGYPPLPFSSVPAYVSVPADPTPPVSLPPSLAMPSRTLLLSLVPPGVSESTVRRELEVFGDVRSVEMERRREGLVTVHFYDVRDAEAALVAIHDQHMQQQCRLGRHYDAVLNNPLGLMAVPPPLPPPAARGLISGQVVWAQFSIPVTSSLPDGNNQGTLVIFNVDPVVSPTYLRQIFEAFGPIKELRDTPRKRNQMFVEFYDVRNAAKAMASMNGKEIGGQQIVIEFSRHGGQNKKYYSKFPQNGSLYSPNNTHTSSRNLQPPSSPSTPPTPPTDRRFSGRFAPTRSYQSKVTPGGGSSGSKSTSRGSSLHGSMAAVTISGCDQKMKSHNYKKNISSCTTTVKGGGGGKAWKGGEDGGRQGKDYDPRFLIKVDAIMESNYSDSRTTVMIKNIPNKYSQKLLLNMLDNHCIHCNEQIADGEDQPLSSYDFVYLPIDFINKCNVGYGFVNMTSPEAALRLYKAFHHQSWEVFNSRKICDVTYARLQGLEALREHFKNSKFPRDAEEYMPVVFLPPRDGRRLTEPVPIIVHAAGDPAIVRSSMQSTSIGSSKDNESEAPTTGSNSYGSSDEEGRLLATGSNSCGSSDEEGGGSDRSGEQ